The following are encoded together in the Lytechinus variegatus isolate NC3 chromosome 19, Lvar_3.0, whole genome shotgun sequence genome:
- the LOC121406066 gene encoding uncharacterized protein LOC121406066 — translation MANLIVKSINIGIVFVGIFAVCSSAAGGKAQTKLNGVNEGKFDGPVPTMAVTTTPVTTPPVGTAAVGEIFSFDKDASPATIFGHVLIPCVLFAVLAVTLYGGLRGTQYLFSGIKQKVQERRHRPSYKDMRGTIDDDHAVVMETEGVVV, via the exons atggcaaaTTTGATTGTGAAGTCAATTAATATTGGTATCGTCTTCGTCGGAATCTTCGCTGTATGTTCATCAGCGG CTGGAGGAAAAGCGCAGACTAAACTAAATGGTGTGAACGAAGGAAAATTTGACGGACCGGTTCCGACAATGGCAGTAACAA CAACACCTGTCACAACGCCACCAGTGGGGACAGCAGCCGTCggagaaatattttcatttgata AAGACGCATCTCCTGCCACGATATTCGGTCACGTGCTTATTCCTTGCGTCCTATTCGCCGTGCTTGCTGTGACGTTGTACGGAGGTCTCCGCGGCACGCAATATCTCTTCAGTGGAATTAAACAAAAAGTCCAAGAGCGGCGCCACCGACCGTCCTACAAAGACATGAGAGGGACCATCGATGATGACCACGCTGTTGTCATGGAAACAGAAGGAGTGGTTGTCTGA